The sequence below is a genomic window from Uranotaenia lowii strain MFRU-FL chromosome 2, ASM2978415v1, whole genome shotgun sequence.
TTCCGCATAATGTTTCATACATCAGCACATTTCGACTAAGGTtgtcgaaaaaaattctgtgacacaTAAGTCACAtgaacgcaaccaatttgcaaatcattgcttgtggggaatcgtgggccacattttgtggggtatcttcaGCCGCCTTTATTTTGgtattttaaaacacgtttagAATTGAAATACCGTATTACTATAGatatgtaaagttttcttatgccaaattaagagttatgaaaaatattttgtccttttttctAATGCGATATGGACGACATAAATCCTATATGTGGAATTTTACCAAAACGtttgcgagccaggttttagaaactattcgatcatacacaactctctttttttatttcctcatctgaaattgctttaaaataactaaatgaattatgaaatttcagttttgggtcaacttatAAACATTACAtattatctagtcaatttggatgtGGGTGGCCAcacagtttttccaaaaatccaaaaaaaaaactttttttaaatcagtcagAGGTCGAGGAATtggtgtatttaaaaaataataaaaaacgcttaatgataccttaaaatgTCGAAaacatttccattatttttttatatctatatatataaaaatgaatttctgtctgtctgtctgtctgtctgtctgtctgttccctatagactcggaaactactgaaccgatttgcgtcaAACTttgcaggtgggggtattggaggcaggggaaggttcctattatggtttgagacccctccctctctcatgaaggggggaggggcctcccaaacaaaagacaatttttttgcataactcgagaaccaatcaagcaaatggtattatATTTGGCATGAGATGGTATTTAGGAACGAAGAATATTtgtatgaatattaggtacccctccctcctctcagtggggtaatagaaggggagaggggggctaccttataatttttcatataactcgagaactaatcaagatattggatccaaatttggcatgggaaggtttttggatacgaaaaatatttcaatgaatatttgagacccctccctcttttcagtagAAGGGGAGGGGGGtctcttcaatattttttttacataattctcaaactaatgaagcaaatgaaaccaaatttggcatgggagggtatttgaatacgaaaaatatttctatgattatttgagacccctccctctttccagtagggagataaaaaggggggaggggacctttttgaaatttttttacataactcaaaaactaattaagccaatgaaaccaaacttggcatgggcggatatttggtaACGTTACacgttctaatgattgtttgagacctctTTCTatttccagcggggagaaaggaagagggaggaagtttcatacaatttttactgtataactcaagaactacaacagcaaatggaaccaaattttttacGAAacaatatttgggtacgagaaatgcttctatgaatatttggtatccctcacttctTCAAAGAGGTGGCTAAAAAGAAGGAGgtgaggtctcccttacaatttttagtataactggagagctgatcgaaattgaaccatattcggcatgtgagggtatttggatacgagaaatgtttccattataaattgaagccctaTCTTTTCAGCGGAAATATATAAAGGGGGAAACGGGGGCTTTCATACATTttgttttgcataactcgagaattaatcgagcaaatgcaaccaaatttggcatcaaaaagtgtttgagtacgaaaaatacttttataaatattaagttctcacccctccattcaatggggagaacagaaggggggatggtactccctttcaagtttaagCACAACTCGAGagtttactacgcaaataaaaccagatTCGGCATGAGATGGTATTTCaacacgagaaatttttctatgtgaaacaattctttTCTTGCAGTTagatgatagaattggaaatataggaagggaagaggaaagcttacatttaacttttttttacaaaatccgagaaatggacaaaacttaacatggaaaatgaattgggtatgattctatgattatttgacacaccatcctcttttcagtgagtaggtacatgggaggagggggGTAAGGCCAATACagttttgttagcataagttgtCAATTTATGCTATCGaggccaacaaatggaaacaaatttggcatgcaaaGGTACTTGGTtgcgagatatgtttctatgattgttatagacccttaggctttacagtgtagagaggggaagaaaggaaggggctccatttaatttttttttaaagattaaaaacttttcaaccaatggaactatatctgatataagaggatttttgggaacgaaataaaatgggtatgattattataGATCACGATCTTCATTCAGCaaggggtgaagggaaggacaggggggggctctcttatcagttttttagcataaatccagaacacaTCAAGCAaaatcaaccatattttataagttagattgatTGCGAACGGTTAATTTGGGACCCtgcttttttagggcgaagcttaaggaaacagataaaaattataagatccctaacacaaatttattgatcaagattcagaatattagtttaagttatctttgtgttgcaatttcatACTTCAGCTGCAGCCCTCATTTTAAACCGTCATaatttatgttataatttgatataaaataatgccaacaaaacaataaaaatttgaataatttctgaaaatatcatttgattttgaaaggtgtagcaaagcacaccgggtcagctagtcttttataataaagaagttatgaaaaaaagccaaaaaaagtggcccaagataccccaccctcccctactgaaaaatcatcattctttttgtttcttctgtggaaccgagcttatggtttttgtgccaatttataaattcttggaAGGAAATTTtagctgaacaactttgtcgaagaccgtatcttcgtatcttattagacaaaaaagttattaggtatTGATTGGGACATGTccattaaaaaacaataaattcaattgacatcactgatgGGTTcttagcgaggtattgcatgattaCTTTCCATGCATTACTTCGCGAGGCCTTGTGATTCCtcaaaagaatttataaattaacaCACAAATCATATGCAGGTTCGGTtccacaaaacaaataaaaaatatgttgatttttcagtataaaatattcaatttttccatacaaacctaaaagttcaaattttctcatgtaacCGTTAAtggaaaaatctacaaaaaatcatggataagttttgaaccaaaatgaagcttttaagaccccagggtttgagaaattaaaaaatggcccCAAATTGATTCTGTctaattttgttgaaactttgcTGTCATACctcaaatattcaaataaatcacTATTGGTGTAATTTGACTCTGTTCTCCTGCTTGAAATTGGATAGAAATGACAGAGATGATATTTGTTTACTACTAGACTTTTGTAAAAAGATTATTGTACACTGTGTGCAAAGTGATTGGTGtccatattaattttttattcataattctGCAAATAAGAGTTCTAAAACTTTGACCTGCCATTTAGACGGGGTTtacaaaaattgttataaaaccGCATCGCAtagttatttacaaaaaaaatcgctaaatgataaaaaagatattGTTCTAAGATTTCGTTATGATGACGGCGGATGGACTAtaaggactgtattcgaaaaaaaatgcaacactttattgtgtgaataacttttgaatgcatttatAAAAATCGATGAAATTTCCAGTGATTCTACCCaataatgtaatgtgtacgtgaaaaaaatttggttaCAATCTGTCAAATGAATTTTGAGATAGCGTTTAAGgaccaagtttcagaaaaaaaagaaaccaaaatcaaaaatagcctttatttgaaaaaagggtGACTaatatgcattatagatggcgcatgTGTTGCACAAATATTAAAGTcaaaaaacttcttcattggaagctttaaaaaaacactAGATCGGATCAATTTACGCATTCACGcattcaaaatcaagaaaatgacCTATTTAACCAAAAATCATCCTTTTCGAAGTATCAGAAAACAAAGTTTCATGAACATAGTTTTTCGTTatggacaaaaattataaatatgtattttaaggttgccagaaacaAAAATCCAGGcatatttggtcaaaacctcGGAATTGATcatcaagaattgaaaaaaaaattaaaatacacataaatgaaaaatttttacagcacaatttgttttttcagtTTAGTTTGAGAATGGGAATGAGTTTGAATCCGGACAAAATTCGGGCCTTTCAAATGAATATCCGGGCAACAGGGCCGCATcggatttttcttaaattttatattaaactagctgacccagcAAACTTTGTTTAGCCTTTTAGTgttcacaaaaataatcataatataaataaatggtaaatgattctttattttcatcaaattgaatCGGTACTGCAAAATGGGGAGACTCGCGACagatttttcgtaatttttcgtAACTTTTCTGTCAAATTATATTAAGAGGAATTTAATACTGCCATGATATGCCAAAGTGACGTATGTGCCATTTTTAGTTTCCGTCCATAAGAGTTTTTTCGCTCTTTTTATCCTGGGCttatgatatagctcagttggcaagtctgttgtctcctgagccgatgtccacgagttcgagcccaagagtaaacatcgaacacagttgtaccggatagtttttcaataacgatccgccaactgcaacgttgataaagtcgcgaatgccataaagatggtaaaacgactataatcgaaacaaaaaaaaaagctcttttTATCCATCCAAGTAGAATTTTTCGGGTCTTTCCATGAAATGTGAAACTGTTTACagatcacattttatgaaaagtccCGGAAAAGTGGAGAATGacgaaaaagagaaaaactGCTCTCATTgttgaaaactaaaaatggCATACCTACACGTCACTTCGGCATATCACGGTAGAAATGAACtcaataaaatagaaaatttaaagtattttctATCAATCTTAAAGCAGCTATTTTCATTCACTCCCCAAGTGGGTTGAATAGAGATAGTGActaaaaaattgcgaaaaacgTTCATTTAAACTTCTATCATATTGAACGTGGAtgaaggggggagtagggtctaacactttcaaaaaatcgattttttaatttttttattgtcttattgtaaaacatttcaagagtgttgtgtcaaattttcaagtcaatcgaagcaaaactgtagaaattataggcctctatctcctcttatctaatactgcaagaaagcaagagcagaaacttcaaatgcgcttttctcgaaagcacatttttaaagtcggtggacatcgtcatttgaaaactacttcaccgattcttttcaaatttggaacatattttctacatataaaattcCAAACCCCCAacgatttccttttttttttactttggggagattttacagataaaaaatggcgattttttttgtgaaaaatcgtagtttttacttcaaacatccacaaaaatttcataaaaaaaatttcttagctaaaaaaaatcgttggggtcaggaaaaacatctattaaaaaaattttgctctgattttttgacttcagatgattctgtgctgaggcctgagatacagtgttcaccgcaaatcctgttttctaaaaggcatcctcgaaagtgctccttCACAagctcaattttcaatttttttctacgaaaaaattactaaattgtCCTTTAACAATgatttgtataatgcaaaaaatttgaatgcattTGTTTGGACGATAGctctgaaaaaaaagtgaaaatggtgttttttcccCGTTAGATCCTACTCCCCCCTTGATGCGTTGTTTTCTGTccggtagttttttttatgttttttttttcaaattcttttgaaTCACCTTTTCATCCCCCATATTTATATGCGAAGAAATTTTAATGCTGGTGCCTTCTTCTAGAGGCAAAAATTAACGAAGAATTTCATAAGTtataatttcttgattttcggcGAAAGTTGCAAGCAAATATCTTCTggaataaacattaaaattaatttttttcaatttcacattgttttttttcgtttacagaAGACTCTAGACATCTAGACCACATAACCTGATGTTCGATAGTATTGAAGCTTCAAGAATCcgttcataaacattttgttaaatttgttccaaaaatataattgaacaaTTAAACTAAAGTTTTGGTTGGATTTTGCAAGTAACGCGAatgaaaccgggcaaaattcgggattttttcaaaaaaatccgggaaatcggGTCTGGCCGGACGTTTCTCAAAATTTGTATCAATAATCCAGACATTCCCGGAAATAAaagggcaatctggcaagcttcaGGTTTATCAGATAAAATAACGTTTGAGTTGCCTTGATCCTGAagtaaaaatgacttttttcgtCTATATGCTCCTTAAGTGCTAATTGCGCTTTTTCACCCCGTAAAGAAGATTGGCAACAACAttcaagtatccattttactagTGCCCCGTGAAGAGTATAGTGTaatgaaaatgggcgccaaaattTTTACGTAGAGATTAATGAGCATTAGTAAgtcttgattgcttttggcgccttcctacgctgcacacaggagtacgtagaagaaaaaaggtcaaaagtgttttttaggtttgaaatcaataaaattattttaacttatcaaatgttttaaagatcattttatgtattttttaccgttttcgtaatatttcataattttctattagaaatttaCATACATTTATATGTATATGACATTATAGATAATCCaggttaaaaaatatgtatgtgtgtctaaaatttgttttaaaagtgaaataacatttgaaaatattcgaaaaagaacatgatttttattcagctttaatttaaaataaacgaggtgacttttttgtggaaaaaatctattaatatttttaaactttaaacttaaaaatatcaaaaatacgcaagtttgcgcaatttttttttattgtgcacACGgttattgaagttatcaattttcaaatgatttcaaatattttgttggGACTTGCtggaaacataaacaaaaatactaaattgtaaaaaaaaatcaacgtttaaaacaaaaaagaaaatagaagaattttcaatgcATTTAACAGTGTTCCTATTGTCAAAGATTTTTATCTATCATActcaaaattattaaacatcCCTCCCTTGAAGttcttcatttcaaattttcattttagctactggtgaaataaaaaaaaactttcctaaCAGTATTTTGCatcaatatttcttttttagaacgaaagttgtttgtaatcacaaaaaacaacttttgtgaatttttcaacgaaaaaaaagggtTCTAGAGGCAAAGCAGGCACATGCACAACACTTGAGACAAAGTGTTCCTACTGCTAAAACCTTCTAGGACAGTGTGTCTGTTCaaaacaactattgaaaaacttaagacacctacataatttgaaatatgatcaaatgatcaaaatcACCCTATGGGACATTTTGGCAGATAGGAGCTGCTCCCTGCCTTTTTCTAGGCAGTATTCATTGTAAAGTGTTCTTTCTAATTTGAGCAAGGTAGGGTGTTTTGTTTATCAGCTCTAAAGATTCCGAGTACCATTCTTGATTCAAATTGTGATTAATTCGAGTAGGTAGTCAAGCTGAGCGCTTCCATCTTCGGTATAATTGCCAAATCAACACAGCGCAAAGAGCGCTCTCCGGATTTGTTTGGCAGCCAGCAGCACTCACTAATTATCTGGGAAGCGCCGCCGTTCGAAGCAAAACGAACACTATTGTTTCGTGGCCAGAAATTGTATTGGTGTACTCACCCAAAACCACCAGCTTAATGGGCCGCCCATTGAAGAAGAAGCCCCGGGCGTTCTCGGCTTCGCACTGCCACATCCCGTCGTCCTCCATCATGACGTTGGAGATGGTGATGCCACCGTGCGATTCCCGCACAAACCGTACATCATCGGTCCGGGGGGGCGTCTTCTGTTGATCCATCAGGTGCACCATCTGGCCATCCTTGAGCCAAACGCTGGAAGTGATGTCGGCGTCCACCTCGCAGGCCAACGTAACGGTTTCGTGCTGCTCGGCGTAGATCAGGACCACATTATCCTCGATGTGGTCCTCCTGAGGGCCTCGGATAATGGGCCGCAGCGGCAGTGCGATGGGCTCATCCACAAGGAACGGGTTGACATTCCGCATTAGGTTGACGTCCCGTTCCACCTTTCCGAACTGACGCATGTCGTATTGCTCGACGCTGTTGGCCTCCAGCAGTTCGCCGCCGTTGAGGAAAATAATTTGCTCGTCAAAGTTTTCACTAGCAAATATGTTATTGCTGCTTAAGTTTTCCCGGGACGACGGTACGGCGGGGGCGGAGGAAACCGAGGGAGGGCCACCCTGTTTGTTGGCACGACTGGACGACGATTTGTTGCCGTTGCTGCCTCTGACATAAACGCTATCGTCGAGCAAATTGAAACTGTCGACATTAATGGCGCTGTCGTAGCTGgtctgctgttgttgctgttgtggCGAATGTTCCCGGGGAGTTATTGTTCGCTCGATAGCGCCGGAATCTGGTACGGATTTGCCAGCAGCTCCTGCTGCTGCCGCCGACGTTGGCACCGTTGATGCTGTTGATGTTACCGTCCCGGACCGCTCGGTTGATGTATTAGTTTCAGATTCTTGGACCGGATGCTGCTGCTCGAGTTGGCTCGAATGGGTGGCATCGCCAGCCAAAAGTTCGGCTTCCTTACGGAGCAGTGGCGCTTCTTCCGACCCGGAGGCAGAATCTTGTTGCCTTTTCAGCTTCGTTTCCTCTTTTTCGCCACCGTCACCCTCAAAAGCCCGACGCTTGTCCGATGACGAATGCTCGGAGTTTGAAAGTGTCAAGTTCGTTACAGTATTTCGctcattgttgttattgttattgttactACTCCTAACGATATTCTTCACAGCCATCGTCGTCCCGCTTCGATCCGGGTTGTGGTTTTCGGATTCACTGGTTTCGTAATTACTACTACTGCTCTGGTTCAGCTGAGAGGAGGTGAAGGAGGAAATTTCATGTACAACAGTGGAGTCGGAAGGATGGGCCGCAACTTCCGGCAGCGAGCTCCTCAACGATCTTCGAGCGGATCTCCGATGGCGCCGATGGTTGTTGTGTTGGGTACTGTGATGTTGGACAATTTGATTAACTAACTTATGATGGCCGCTCCCGGATCCATCTCGTTTGGCACCAGCTACGACGACGACTGCCGATGGATCCAGCAGGTCCAGATCCAGGTCGTTCAGTTGCCGCAACTCCTCGTCTTCGCTCTGCTGCTCGTGGCTGCTTAAAATATTATCTAGGTTCGCTGTATAAGACACTATATTTATCTTACGGTTATTGTTTATCCTAGAGTTGCCACCGTGGTGGCCGAATAGGTGGAATGGCATCTGTGGGGGGACGATGTCGGCCATCGACGAGGACTGGTGTGGATGAGTAGATGTGCGAGAAggaagttgctgctgctgtggaTTTCGCTGAATGCCGAGCAGCTTAAGCTCGCTGTCATCTAGCAGCCTTAGGCTCTGGTCCGCTGCCGCTGCAGCTGCGGAAGCGCTGGCCGCACTGGCACTGGTAGCCGTGGCCGCTCCCGGAATGTTGTGGCACGTGAAGAAACCTGGAAGGGAGATGGGAAAAAAGGGTTATCAATTACAATGTTCATACCATGGTTAAAAATCGAAATTGGAGCCTAAACTGGAGCTACTCAGTAATAATAACTCAAGGTTGCACAggttcgattaaaaaaattaacaaatttcaaaaataacaatcaaatttaTAGTGCTTTGTGCACTCCCACGCCAACAAATCAGACTGTACTCCAATGATGACTTTCTTTgtaggtggaattatcggcataaaATTCTATGCCGAatcggcattaacaagctttcttgTTGCTGGCATTGtactcccagcgcaaccgctgTCTAACAGAAATCAACTAAAACATATCCCTTATTcgatcacaagacaaagcagggtGGAAAgaatcagccagcaaggatattgtcaaATGAAGTGAACCGACATGAGAAAAAAGCGGAATACCCGAAGTGAAATTACaacataaaaaatgttatcaatttttaactGGTTAAGTAACTGATTGAATAATTTTCCCCAAAATATACATACATCCACATAGATACGAAATACATTCACTtcataacagttcacacgaagccatagTATCGGGTATTGTATACAATGCATTACAGATCTCTCGCTAAAAGTGTAtcatctaaagaatgcatgtgagcataCACCTTgataaaactgcggtgaatccgtgcacctgtgatttttttccgaaagctaatgaaggctttttgagccaccgcacacaTTGAAAAATGGTGCTATGACTGTTTTGACCCACAATGCTcctacattttttaattaattcagaaaattgaTGGTTCGCACAGGACAATTTTGGAACAAATGGGTACAacctggtgtgatttttttgtctaaggaatcgaatgaaggctgtttgggACGCTGCACGCATTGGAAAATAGAGTTATGgcttaaatatttggaaaaagtaGGGGAATTAAGGGTTAacacagccataactccattttatgATGCTTGCgtttcgattcctcggaaaattCCTCACAAGATTATTTAGGTTTAAAATTGACaagtcaaaacattttttttctcgagggatTTTAATCAAGTCAAAACATACTTTTAATGAACTATATTAGAAATGTTGGGGAATTGAGGGCTAAAACAGCCTCAAATagtcttcattcgatttcttcaaaaataaatcacataagataagtctcatttggtttaaaattgtcaaatctcaacatgatttttctaaaatatttgaaaaatattgaggtATTGAGGGGAAAACGTCCATAACTCCATTTCacaatgcgtgcggtggctcaaatagctttctttcgatttctcgaaaacaaacacacaagatgaatcttattttaatcaaaattatcaagtccAAACTTACTGTacataatttattgaaaaatataggagaATCGAGGATAAAATAAAccattaggggagatgagggcataatgggcaccttaaggaaaatgcttatttaaccatagagaacagctgtaatatgtgaattacatcattgtttcgtgttccgacactcaaatagtctatagtctaattggatgaaacttgaaaaagtagataaaaacgtttaaaaatgcattttaaaaaattttgccgaaagctgaaaaccagtcactgtagaggcataatgagaaaccccccgaggcagtatgagcaccattaatgaaggcataatgaacattttctgccggggaatctagcagcgaattcgactcgatgaagtcaattgagtaatagagctacagctcaacttgtatcgtctgacgatttggcctattggttagatgtcggagagataatcagtaggctcgagttcgattcctggtggaggtgattttttttttcttcatttatcatttatga
It includes:
- the LOC129746341 gene encoding uncharacterized protein LOC129746341 isoform X3; this translates as MIPTVDQRISILFCWYLVLQCFFTCHNIPGAATATSASAASASAAAAAADQSLRLLDDSELKLLGIQRNPQQQQLPSRTSTHPHQSSSMADIVPPQMPFHLFGHHGGNSRINNNRKINIVSYTANLDNILSSHEQQSEDEELRQLNDLDLDLLDPSAVVVVAGAKRDGSGSGHHKLVNQIVQHHSTQHNNHRRHRRSARRSLRSSLPEVAAHPSDSTVVHEISSFTSSQLNQSSSSNYETSESENHNPDRSGTTMAVKNIVRSSNNNNNNNERNTVTNLTLSNSEHSSSDKRRAFEGDGGEKEETKLKRQQDSASGSEEAPLLRKEAELLAGDATHSSQLEQQHPVQESETNTSTERSGTVTSTASTVPTSAAAAGAAGKSVPDSGAIERTITPREHSPQQQQQQTSYDSAINVDSFNLLDDSVYVRGSNGNKSSSSRANKQGGPPSVSSAPAVPSSRENLSSNNIFASENFDEQIIFLNGGELLEANSVEQYDMRQFGKVERDVNLMRNVNPFLVDEPIALPLRPIIRGPQEDHIEDNVVLIYAEQHETVTLACEVDADITSSVWLKDGQMVHLMDQQKTPPRTDDVRFVRESHGGITISNVMMEDDGMWQCEAENARGFFFNGRPIKLVVLDPPKEPYLLIDHRRLDAGNMFIPVKENSELTLACVSEGGNPKPNLSWEVLLSPGIDRHAQKISNDVLELQEIKTDKDKESYKINTGAISEVKLPAVFRVHHNARILCVMEHPTLKMRQNASILLDVQYTPSFAITRTPGFGYPLREGIEVSLKCDVDSNPPSTPVWQKDDADTPVPQTGDGFLNFTSIRREHSGWYKCTSRHLNFQYSSIGYYLSIRYDAVDVTSEPVEQDLPLSSSSSSSASSSSSASSSSSSAPGGPGMIGAGLLNGANGFKAGQMEVELGGSVTLQCPQGSLGCWSHLDPITARLKGLGVGISTPTGQFSLKDVVYQDAGTYKCVGQSSTNRKKLEVLQTVSIAVKGAPTVIARNTTPVAFPGSPLHLSVEFCANPPAYAARWLHGDLVYTPGRKYGDDVLAYGFIDLPTPYCKEARLTYVHMHEKVPRTFYFIVSSPGGVAEAIFNVNFTLKHKASGPLVSSSSSSSSSSSSGAGGGTSGGLGGGSLGGPFGSFSSSSASASGGSGYKINTNTINNLPGNGLDEDEELMEPEEIHFPIFGSGASSSWATSFFRGAFMIHILNTIVNK
- the LOC129746341 gene encoding uncharacterized protein LOC129746341 isoform X2, which encodes MIPTVDQRISILFCWYLVLQCFFTCHNIPGAATATSASAASASAAAAAADQSLRLLDDSELKLLGIQRNPQQQQLPSRTSTHPHQSSSMADIVPPQMPFHLFGHHGGNSRINNNRKINIVSYTANLDNILSSHEQQSEDEELRQLNDLDLDLLDPSAVVVVAGAKRDGSGSGHHKLVNQIVQHHSTQHNNHRRHRRSARRSLRSSLPEVAAHPSDSTVVHEISSFTSSQLNQSSSSNYETSESENHNPDRSGTTMAVKNIVRSSNNNNNNNERNTVTNLTLSNSEHSSSDKRRAFEGDGGEKEETKLKRQQDSASGSEEAPLLRKEAELLAGDATHSSQLEQQHPVQESETNTSTERSGTVTSTASTVPTSAAAAGAAGKSVPDSGAIERTITPREHSPQQQQQQTSYDSAINVDSFNLLDDSVYVRGSNGNKSSSSRANKQGGPPSVSSAPAVPSSRENLSSNNIFASENFDEQIIFLNGGELLEANSVEQYDMRQFGKVERDVNLMRNVNPFLVDEPIALPLRPIIRGPQEDHIEDNVVLIYAEQHETVTLACEVDADITSSVWLKDGQMVHLMDQQKTPPRTDDVRFVRESHGGITISNVMMEDDGMWQCEAENARGFFFNGRPIKLVVLDPPKEPYLLIDHRRLDAGNMFIPVKENSELTLACVSEGGNPKPNLSWEVLLSPGIDRHAQKISNDVLELQEIKTDKDKESYKINTGAISEVKLPAVFRVHHNARILCVMEHPTLKMRQNASILLDVQYTPSFAITRTPGFGYPLREGIEVSLKCDVDSNPPSTPVWQKDDADTPVPQTGDGFLNFTSIRREHSGWYKCTSRHLNFQYSSIGYYLSIRYDAVDVTSEPVEQDLPLSSSSSSSASSSSSASSSSSSAPGGPGMIGAGLLNGANGFKAGQMEVELGGSVTLQCPQGSLGCWSHLDPITARLKGLGVGISTPTGQFSLKDVVYQDAGTYKCVGQSSTNRKKLEVLQTVSIAVKGAPTVIARNTTPVAFPGSPLHLSVEFCANPPAYAARWLHGDLVYTPGRKYGDDVLAYGFIDLPTPYCKEARLTYVHMHEKVPRTFYFIVSSPGGVAEAIFNVNFTLKHKASGPLVSSSSSSSSSSSSGAGGGTSGGLGGGSLGGPFGSFSSSSASASGGSGYKINTNTINNLPGNGLDEDEELMEPEEIHFPIFGSGASSSWATSFFHIDIGFGLSEQSSIFWLKIHGKG